One genomic region from Macellibacteroides fermentans encodes:
- a CDS encoding M48 family metallopeptidase, whose translation MKKLVGLFITGLLFLSSCGSVPLTGRQQVLLVSDQEVVAASLTQYNDYLKTAKLSTNATQSAKVLRVGQKIAAATEAYLKANGLSADLANYAWEFKLVNDKQVNAFCMPGGKIVVYEGLLPLTTTDDELAVVIGHEVAHAVAKHANERMSQQLVAQYGSSILGQVLSGKSAAVQTVASTVYGLGAEYGVTLPYSRKHEYEADYMGLVFMAMAGYKPDVAVTFWQKMSANGGSGAPEFMSTHPSDANRIAEINRHLPQIKAMVK comes from the coding sequence ATGAAAAAATTAGTAGGATTATTTATTACGGGACTGTTGTTTCTGAGTTCATGTGGAAGTGTTCCTCTAACCGGCCGGCAACAGGTATTACTCGTTTCAGACCAGGAAGTTGTTGCTGCCAGTCTGACTCAGTATAATGATTATTTAAAAACAGCCAAACTCTCTACAAATGCAACGCAATCGGCAAAGGTATTACGTGTCGGACAGAAAATTGCAGCTGCTACCGAGGCTTATCTTAAAGCTAACGGTTTGTCTGCCGATCTGGCAAATTATGCGTGGGAATTTAAATTGGTGAACGACAAGCAGGTAAACGCATTCTGTATGCCCGGTGGTAAGATCGTGGTATATGAAGGTTTGCTGCCGTTAACTACCACAGACGATGAGCTTGCAGTGGTTATTGGTCACGAAGTTGCTCATGCAGTGGCTAAACATGCCAACGAACGTATGAGTCAGCAGTTGGTTGCACAGTATGGTTCGTCCATACTCGGACAAGTATTAAGCGGAAAGTCGGCTGCGGTTCAGACGGTTGCTTCTACTGTTTATGGCCTAGGTGCCGAATACGGAGTAACCTTGCCTTATTCAAGAAAGCATGAGTATGAAGCCGATTATATGGGGCTTGTATTTATGGCTATGGCTGGATACAAACCGGATGTAGCTGTAACATTCTGGCAGAAAATGTCGGCCAACGGAGGTAGTGGTGCTCCTGAATTTATGAGTACTCACCCCAGTGATGCCAATCGTATTGCCGAGATCAACCGCCATTTGCCTCAAATAAAAGCAATGGTGAAGTGA
- a CDS encoding MutS-related protein, which yields MEEIYQFYQDSITAFTKKLDNLKKKIHLIGTIRLLMVCAICVGLWFVRNESWTIILLMVSGFFIPFLGFILLHNKLFKQKQYTETILQLDKDELNGLDYNFSAFDGAPELTDPTHPFGLDLDLFGERSLFQSINRTVTHGGKSVLSGWFRNPSTQKETILRRQAAVRELAENTQLRQHFFATGSMYKGDKNDDKLLEALTAEAILFEENIVWKILAWLFPIAWITSITLYSFDLIGIPFLSTLFTLSFIVSYSQTKKINKVHQSVSKMNSILDVYGKLMLCIERYPFQCEALMDLGKNLSNPQSQASVAIRRLSKHTGNLDQRYNLLAGFILNILLLWDIRQACNIERWRKQHKEDIRKWFDTLYEFDAYSSLGGFAFNHPGYIYPEIADEYFRMEGKDLGHPLLHRDLCVKNDISIKKRPWFLIITGANMAGKSTYLRTVGVNYLLALTGAPVCASELSVYPAQLITSLRTADSLVNHESYFFAELKRLKMIIDRLAEGKELFIILDEILKGTNSVDKQKGSLALMKQLISYKACGIIATHDLVLGTLEDEFPDQLKNYRFEADIKENELSFSYELREGIAQNMNACFLMKQMGITV from the coding sequence ATGGAAGAGATTTATCAGTTTTATCAGGATTCGATTACGGCTTTTACAAAAAAGCTGGACAATTTGAAGAAAAAAATACATTTAATCGGCACAATCCGCTTGCTTATGGTCTGTGCCATCTGTGTGGGCCTTTGGTTTGTGAGAAATGAAAGCTGGACTATCATACTGTTGATGGTAAGTGGATTTTTTATTCCCTTCTTAGGCTTTATTCTTCTCCACAATAAATTATTTAAGCAAAAGCAATATACAGAAACTATACTTCAGTTGGACAAGGACGAGCTAAACGGACTTGATTACAATTTTTCCGCGTTCGATGGCGCACCCGAACTTACAGATCCGACGCATCCCTTTGGTCTGGATCTTGATCTCTTTGGAGAAAGATCCCTGTTTCAGTCTATAAACCGGACTGTTACACATGGAGGGAAAAGTGTATTATCCGGATGGTTTCGGAATCCATCCACCCAAAAAGAAACAATCCTTAGAAGACAGGCCGCCGTACGTGAGCTTGCAGAGAATACACAGCTGAGACAACATTTTTTTGCCACCGGCTCGATGTACAAGGGTGACAAGAATGACGATAAGCTGCTGGAAGCTCTCACCGCCGAAGCTATTTTATTTGAAGAAAATATAGTTTGGAAAATTCTTGCATGGCTTTTCCCTATTGCATGGATTACCAGCATCACGCTGTATTCATTCGATCTGATCGGTATACCATTTCTATCTACCCTGTTTACCCTCAGCTTTATAGTTTCCTATAGTCAGACGAAAAAGATTAACAAGGTGCATCAATCCGTAAGTAAAATGAATAGCATTCTGGATGTATATGGCAAACTTATGCTGTGTATAGAAAGATATCCTTTTCAATGCGAAGCACTTATGGATCTAGGCAAGAATCTTTCCAATCCCCAATCGCAAGCATCCGTGGCGATAAGAAGGCTTTCAAAACACACCGGAAATCTTGATCAGCGATATAACCTACTGGCTGGATTCATTTTGAATATATTACTTCTCTGGGACATCCGTCAGGCTTGCAATATTGAACGATGGAGAAAACAGCACAAAGAAGACATCCGCAAGTGGTTTGATACCTTATACGAATTCGATGCATACAGTTCACTGGGGGGATTTGCGTTTAACCACCCCGGCTACATCTATCCTGAAATAGCCGACGAATACTTCCGTATGGAAGGAAAAGATTTGGGGCATCCCCTGCTTCACCGTGATTTATGCGTAAAAAATGATATTTCCATCAAGAAAAGACCCTGGTTCCTGATCATCACCGGAGCAAATATGGCAGGAAAGAGTACATACTTACGTACAGTTGGTGTTAATTATCTACTAGCTCTGACGGGAGCGCCTGTTTGTGCATCGGAATTATCGGTCTATCCGGCGCAACTCATTACCAGCCTGCGTACGGCCGACTCGCTTGTTAATCACGAATCGTACTTTTTTGCCGAACTAAAAAGGCTGAAAATGATTATCGACCGACTGGCTGAAGGGAAGGAACTTTTCATAATATTGGATGAAATTCTGAAAGGGACTAACTCGGTCGACAAACAGAAGGGTTCTCTGGCACTGATGAAACAACTGATTTCTTATAAAGCATGTGGTATTATTGCCACACACGACCTGGTTCTGGGTACTCTTGAGGATGAGTTTCCCGACCAACTGAAGAACTACCGCTTTGAAGCTGATATAAAAGAAAATGAGCTATCCTTCTCGTATGAACTCAGAGAAGGAATAGCTCAGAATATGAACGCCTGTTTCCTGATGAAACAGATGGGAATTACGGTCTAA
- a CDS encoding phospholipase A produces the protein MMKVLLLTLALLVSSLVSAQVIVYKYEQFNADSVRRELDKRPYFSLNKDNYLIVGTTLGERPTSSNSDAKFQLSISQRLTKTVLPFDTYLFIMYTQKAFWNVFQKSMPMRDLNFNPGIGLMRPIIYKNKYIGKGSLILEHESNGKDSLASRSWNKVTLAVAVLMHKNVEMQFKTCIPIIDSDNNRDILRYNGIGQLATSFMTDNRKFNAAVILNKRKGWDFNFNTTLEVGYKFNPRDNQYIFLQYYNGYGEGLLEYKQFQSKLRIGFVIKPQDFSFY, from the coding sequence ATGATGAAAGTTTTATTATTGACACTTGCTTTATTGGTAAGCAGTTTGGTTTCTGCACAGGTTATTGTTTATAAGTACGAACAATTTAACGCAGACAGTGTTCGGCGGGAGCTGGATAAGCGCCCCTATTTTTCTTTAAACAAAGACAATTATCTCATCGTAGGAACCACCCTTGGAGAAAGACCAACCTCATCGAATTCGGATGCAAAATTTCAGCTAAGTATCAGTCAGCGGTTAACCAAAACCGTTTTGCCCTTTGATACCTATCTGTTTATAATGTACACGCAAAAAGCATTCTGGAATGTATTTCAGAAATCCATGCCCATGCGCGACCTCAACTTTAATCCGGGGATCGGTCTGATGCGCCCCATTATATACAAGAATAAATATATAGGGAAAGGTTCCCTTATTCTAGAACACGAGTCCAACGGCAAAGACAGTCTTGCTTCACGTAGCTGGAATAAAGTTACTTTGGCAGTCGCCGTACTTATGCATAAGAATGTTGAGATGCAATTTAAAACATGTATTCCGATTATAGACAGCGACAATAACCGGGATATTCTCAGGTACAACGGTATTGGTCAGCTTGCCACCAGTTTTATGACCGACAACCGGAAGTTCAACGCCGCAGTAATTTTGAATAAAAGAAAAGGCTGGGACTTTAATTTCAATACGACGCTTGAGGTTGGATACAAATTCAATCCGAGGGATAACCAGTACATATTCCTGCAATATTACAACGGATACGGAGAAGGATTGCTGGAATACAAACAGTTTCAAAGCAAGTTACGTATAGGCTTTGTTATAAAACCACAGGATTTTAGCTTTTATTAA
- a CDS encoding RNA polymerase sigma-70 factor has product MDDYTSLICEIKSGSRTAFNTLYRIHYQGLLAYAELFLDEGGAEDVVQDVFLNVWINRDNLNDSSSLKGYLLRSVYNTSLNYLKKEKYARKYSSEYQQQIEELGYLFYDPESNETIQKLYSKDLHKEIQAAIEALPPKCREVFSLSYLGELSNKEIAQQLGISVSTVENHIHSALKQLRIKLGAYKTVLLFFVLFLQK; this is encoded by the coding sequence ATGGATGATTATACCTCTTTAATATGCGAGATTAAGTCTGGAAGCCGTACCGCTTTTAATACACTTTATCGTATACATTACCAGGGTTTGTTAGCCTATGCAGAATTATTTCTGGATGAAGGCGGAGCCGAGGATGTAGTACAAGACGTGTTTTTAAATGTATGGATTAACCGGGATAATCTGAATGATTCCTCTTCATTAAAAGGGTACCTGTTGCGTTCGGTATACAACACTTCACTTAATTACCTGAAAAAAGAGAAATATGCCAGGAAGTATTCTTCAGAATATCAACAGCAGATCGAAGAGCTTGGATATCTTTTTTATGATCCGGAATCCAATGAAACCATCCAGAAATTGTATTCCAAAGACCTGCATAAGGAGATTCAGGCTGCTATCGAAGCATTGCCTCCCAAGTGCAGGGAGGTATTCTCATTAAGTTACCTTGGCGAATTATCGAATAAAGAGATTGCACAACAACTTGGCATATCGGTAAGTACCGTCGAAAATCACATTCACTCAGCATTAAAACAATTAAGAATTAAATTGGGAGCTTATAAGACGGTGCTTTTGTTTTTTGTTCTTTTTTTACAAAAATGA
- a CDS encoding FecR family protein — translation MNEQLIHTYLSGHATPGEQRELLEWLRESEENKRLFFEMKAVWSGLQTMDKLAESDRMESSLRMLNEKIDRRAAHMIKPTVSKSSFTISGKWMLMVAAVILLILLPLTWILREGSTSDITQLYVTNRSNLVKVLYLPDGTKVWLNKNTSLIYPEKFSTKQREVILDGEAFFDVTKDKKHPFVVKTSSFNIKVLGTTFNVHSYKEDVQVSAVLESGVIQLQSAQGDALVTMHPGQQALYKPDTKELEISYVAVNEHTSWRYNLVTLNNVTIHEVVKSLEENYQIKIQTDSVTLRDHRYNFTYDKGDSAEESVRMLQYVTGLNCKITKR, via the coding sequence ATGAATGAACAACTAATACATACCTATCTGTCGGGACACGCAACCCCTGGTGAACAACGTGAACTGCTTGAATGGCTTCGTGAATCGGAAGAAAACAAACGATTGTTTTTCGAGATGAAAGCGGTTTGGTCCGGACTACAGACTATGGATAAACTTGCAGAGAGCGACCGTATGGAAAGTTCGCTTCGCATGCTCAATGAAAAGATAGACCGACGTGCTGCCCACATGATAAAACCAACTGTAAGTAAATCATCATTTACCATTTCCGGGAAGTGGATGCTAATGGTTGCTGCAGTCATTCTTCTGATTCTTTTACCCCTTACGTGGATACTTCGCGAAGGCAGCACATCTGATATAACCCAGCTTTATGTAACAAATCGCAGCAACCTTGTAAAAGTATTATACCTGCCCGATGGAACGAAGGTGTGGTTAAACAAAAATACATCCCTGATATATCCGGAAAAATTTTCGACGAAACAACGTGAGGTAATTCTGGATGGAGAGGCATTCTTTGATGTAACGAAAGATAAAAAGCATCCTTTTGTCGTTAAAACCTCCTCATTTAATATAAAGGTGCTTGGAACCACATTCAATGTCCATTCGTATAAAGAAGATGTACAGGTGTCGGCCGTACTAGAAAGCGGAGTCATTCAGCTTCAAAGTGCCCAGGGTGATGCCCTTGTAACAATGCATCCGGGCCAACAGGCTTTGTACAAACCCGATACAAAAGAACTTGAAATATCGTATGTGGCAGTCAATGAACATACATCGTGGCGTTATAACCTGGTAACACTAAACAATGTAACCATACATGAGGTGGTGAAGAGCCTGGAAGAAAATTACCAGATAAAGATTCAGACTGATAGTGTAACACTTCGCGACCATCGTTACAACTTTACCTACGACAAGGGGGATAGTGCGGAAGAGTCGGTGCGAATGCTGCAATACGTGACCGGGCTGAATTGTAAAATCACAAAAAGATAA
- a CDS encoding SusC/RagA family TonB-linked outer membrane protein, with the protein MNKKKNLLFSIKHACVGISLCCMVAGAEAAPTNSSVLSQKFDVELYLKNATLKSVVSSLKEQMEIAFSYDTALDVINVNNVSVNVKNENIQSVLDKVFNGTGISYRIEDKIVVLYRASDNKELRSSVNQQSTRKVTGVVKDASGEPVIGANVVVKGTTTGVITGMDGDFQLEAASNAVLVISYIGYLPQEVSVAGKSSVNVVLKEDTQKLEEVVVVGYGDTRKKDLSMAVSSVKMDANIKSRPLGLEGMLQGQMPGVTISNNGGDPMSSPSITIRGQGSRTGDNVLYIVDGVPGAPFNAEDVESISVLKDAASAAIYGAHVGSGGVIVVTTKQAQSGKVKVDANVYYGIQSAAKLPEVLTAEQYVKVRTDAANASGISVPSGLNPTLYPYGQTTRTDWLDEIFRTAGIQHYAASITGGSDNLKAFASVSYDKKQGILLNTYKENIGARVNLDFKINNWLSFLQRVNFDHTNGQGDLNTSSHTGIIAQAMFMPRSATVYEYDQQGNLVMGDNGQPMYGGTVPLWASDLGVAGTFGEVQNPVAKLNRLRQYRPEQTIFSTSSFIMKPLAGLTIKSDFTVSSYNRQFEEFNMKVPEIGKPLNENSKVIRDWADKSWLWETTATYSFALNEKHLFSLMGGYTMGYDNSRYNSTTVYDFSYEDDWAQHFVNGNNWSKTKPEDSFSEESKVSGFGRASYSFDDRYFLTGSLRYDATSKLFERSDIFPAVSGAWKLSSEPFFKDVVPAISLLKLRASWGQIGNIASVGRYAYNVKLTESPWFTYFGNQAQNPVKGYSLQTFQNLGLVWETSQQLDLGFDLNLINDKLSFTVDYFKKDTKDLIEEMTVPSVAGIQSAPLGNVGKVRNSGWEFAANWSDKAGEVTYSLGANFTTLKNEVLNLGDRDYMPHSDEVRSLTPLQSAVGQPWYAFYVIQTDGLFKTDQEAAAYVNKDGNKIQASAKAGDIKFIDANGDGVINDKDRVYKGSYAPKYTFALNGSMAWNGFDMSFLFQGVGGNKIFNGVKTMTYPADQGFNMSADVLNSFTYNSSSNIPRLAMNDANKNYSTTSDFYLEDGSYLRMKNLTIGYTLPKAFMSSIGCAGTGVRLYATGENLFTVTGYDGMDPEVGRMGLDGGKYPVARVFSFGLNVNF; encoded by the coding sequence ATGAATAAAAAGAAAAACCTGCTGTTCTCTATCAAACACGCATGTGTAGGGATTTCGCTTTGCTGCATGGTTGCCGGAGCCGAAGCTGCCCCGACCAATTCCAGTGTTTTGAGTCAAAAGTTTGATGTAGAGCTTTATCTGAAGAATGCTACCTTGAAAAGTGTGGTCAGTTCGTTGAAAGAGCAAATGGAGATTGCGTTCTCCTACGATACTGCGCTGGATGTTATCAATGTAAATAATGTATCTGTAAACGTGAAGAACGAGAATATTCAATCTGTTCTCGATAAAGTATTCAATGGTACAGGTATATCTTACCGGATCGAGGACAAGATCGTTGTCCTTTACCGTGCATCAGACAATAAAGAGCTACGATCTTCTGTAAATCAACAAAGTACAAGAAAGGTCACCGGTGTGGTTAAAGACGCATCGGGTGAACCGGTTATCGGAGCCAATGTGGTTGTAAAAGGAACCACTACCGGAGTTATTACCGGAATGGATGGCGACTTCCAGCTGGAGGCTGCTTCCAATGCTGTACTGGTAATCAGCTACATTGGCTATCTGCCTCAGGAGGTAAGTGTTGCCGGCAAAAGCTCGGTAAACGTTGTCCTGAAGGAAGATACACAGAAATTGGAAGAGGTTGTTGTGGTTGGTTACGGCGACACCCGTAAGAAAGACCTTTCAATGGCGGTTTCATCTGTAAAGATGGATGCCAATATCAAAAGCAGACCGTTAGGTCTGGAAGGTATGTTACAGGGACAGATGCCGGGGGTAACCATTTCCAATAATGGTGGCGACCCGATGTCAAGTCCTTCTATCACCATCCGTGGTCAGGGTTCACGTACGGGCGACAATGTACTATATATTGTAGACGGTGTTCCGGGCGCTCCTTTCAATGCCGAAGATGTTGAGTCTATCTCTGTACTTAAGGATGCTGCTTCTGCCGCTATCTACGGTGCACACGTAGGATCGGGTGGTGTAATTGTAGTTACCACTAAACAGGCACAGTCGGGTAAAGTAAAAGTTGATGCCAACGTATATTATGGTATTCAGAGTGCTGCCAAACTTCCGGAAGTGTTAACTGCCGAACAATATGTTAAGGTACGTACAGATGCTGCCAATGCCAGTGGAATCTCGGTTCCTTCGGGATTGAACCCTACTTTGTATCCTTACGGACAAACAACACGTACCGATTGGTTGGACGAGATATTCCGTACCGCCGGTATCCAGCATTACGCAGCATCCATTACCGGAGGTAGCGATAATTTAAAAGCTTTTGCCTCTGTATCCTACGATAAAAAACAGGGTATTTTGCTTAATACCTATAAAGAAAATATCGGAGCACGTGTAAATCTTGATTTCAAGATCAACAACTGGTTGTCATTTTTACAACGCGTTAACTTCGATCATACAAACGGACAGGGCGATTTGAATACAAGTTCTCACACCGGTATCATTGCACAGGCTATGTTTATGCCAAGATCTGCCACTGTTTACGAATACGACCAGCAAGGTAATTTGGTAATGGGCGATAACGGACAGCCTATGTATGGCGGTACAGTTCCTCTCTGGGCAAGCGACCTTGGTGTGGCCGGTACCTTCGGCGAGGTGCAGAATCCGGTTGCCAAATTGAATCGCTTACGTCAGTACCGTCCGGAACAGACTATCTTTTCTACTTCAAGCTTTATCATGAAGCCCCTAGCCGGACTTACCATTAAATCGGATTTCACGGTAAGTTCGTATAACAGACAATTTGAAGAATTTAATATGAAGGTTCCCGAAATAGGAAAACCGTTGAACGAAAACAGTAAAGTTATCAGAGATTGGGCTGATAAGAGCTGGTTATGGGAAACAACTGCCACCTATTCGTTTGCCTTGAATGAAAAGCATCTGTTCTCTTTAATGGGTGGATATACCATGGGATACGATAATTCTCGCTACAATTCAACAACCGTATACGATTTCTCGTACGAAGATGATTGGGCACAGCACTTTGTAAACGGTAACAACTGGTCAAAGACCAAACCGGAAGACAGCTTTTCTGAAGAATCTAAAGTATCCGGCTTCGGTAGAGCCTCTTATTCTTTCGACGACCGTTATTTCCTAACCGGAAGTTTACGTTACGATGCAACTTCCAAGTTGTTTGAACGTTCGGATATATTCCCTGCAGTTTCCGGAGCATGGAAATTATCATCGGAACCATTCTTTAAAGACGTGGTACCTGCCATCAGCTTGTTGAAACTTCGTGCCAGCTGGGGACAGATCGGTAACATTGCCTCTGTAGGCCGTTATGCATACAACGTAAAACTAACGGAATCTCCCTGGTTCACCTACTTCGGAAATCAGGCACAGAATCCGGTTAAAGGATATAGTTTGCAGACATTCCAGAATCTGGGACTTGTTTGGGAAACTTCTCAGCAGCTTGACTTAGGTTTCGACTTGAACCTGATTAACGATAAACTATCGTTTACGGTAGACTATTTCAAGAAAGACACCAAAGACCTTATTGAAGAGATGACCGTGCCTTCGGTTGCCGGTATTCAATCTGCACCTCTGGGTAATGTGGGTAAAGTACGTAACTCAGGATGGGAATTTGCTGCCAACTGGTCTGATAAGGCTGGTGAGGTAACCTACTCATTGGGTGCAAACTTCACAACATTAAAGAATGAAGTGCTGAATCTGGGCGACCGCGATTATATGCCGCACAGCGACGAAGTACGTAGCTTAACTCCGCTGCAGTCGGCCGTTGGTCAGCCTTGGTATGCCTTTTATGTAATTCAGACAGACGGTCTGTTTAAGACAGATCAGGAAGCTGCCGCCTATGTAAATAAAGATGGTAACAAAATTCAGGCTAGTGCCAAAGCAGGCGATATCAAGTTTATCGATGCAAACGGCGATGGCGTTATAAACGATAAAGACCGGGTTTACAAAGGAAGCTATGCTCCTAAGTACACATTTGCACTGAACGGTTCTATGGCTTGGAACGGATTCGATATGTCATTCCTGTTCCAGGGTGTAGGAGGCAACAAGATATTCAACGGTGTTAAAACCATGACTTATCCTGCTGATCAGGGCTTTAACATGTCGGCCGATGTATTGAATTCATTCACCTACAATTCATCTTCCAACATTCCACGTTTGGCAATGAACGACGCCAATAAGAATTATTCAACTACTTCCGATTTCTATCTGGAAGACGGAAGTTACCTCCGAATGAAGAACCTTACCATCGGTTACACCTTGCCTAAGGCATTTATGAGTTCAATCGGATGTGCAGGAACCGGAGTCCGCTTATACGCAACAGGCGAAAACCTGTTTACTGTAACAGGCTACGATGGAATGGATCCCGAAGTAGGCCGTATGGGTCTGGATGGAGGTAAATATCCAGTGGCACGCGTATTCAGTTTTGGTTTGAATGTTAATTTTTAA
- a CDS encoding RagB/SusD family nutrient uptake outer membrane protein: MKKFIYKGFVLAALSLSLTGCDEFLTHEQEGEPSVSNFWKVEADAIAAANGLYFWTASEGITGRGMMWYENASDDMVTGRPQSGAANIKNFVLDNTRDVKENWPVMYQLIKKCNDMIKNIPSMNISEKVKNETLGQAYFLRGWAYLWLAPYYGDNGTNGGIPIVTENTPWAEIDQPRPKSVSDNYKFCIADFEKAAELLPLFKDWGEDNYGRPHKTAAWAYAAKASLYNAQYDNTYYQKTIDFCDKVIPHHDLLPNYADVFKMANNWSPEYIWSWTSSNEDGSKLPGVMLENKGWGLYNGWGYFMPTLELYREFEEGDKRRAVTMLVPGDKFTFLGNERTYYSTESASGMQFNKYMDPFRPADAIGTTVNPNGDNMTTDLSIPLIRFSEVLLWKAEALIWQGKNGDEPLNRVRVRAGLAPKTNATKADLKHERRCELAGELSGRHLDLVRWGDAQAAYSKPLHGYKTTLKKDENGQIQIDKVTEIEIWAARTFNPSVNHVMPIPINEIAKSNNLVQNKGY, encoded by the coding sequence ATGAAAAAGTTTATATATAAAGGTTTCGTATTAGCCGCTTTATCGCTCTCGTTAACGGGCTGTGACGAATTTTTGACACACGAACAGGAGGGAGAACCTTCCGTAAGTAACTTCTGGAAAGTGGAAGCCGATGCCATCGCGGCAGCAAACGGACTTTACTTCTGGACTGCTTCAGAAGGTATAACCGGTCGTGGAATGATGTGGTACGAAAACGCAAGTGATGACATGGTAACAGGCAGACCGCAGTCCGGTGCCGCCAACATCAAGAACTTTGTACTTGATAATACACGCGACGTAAAGGAAAACTGGCCGGTAATGTATCAGCTGATCAAGAAGTGCAACGACATGATCAAGAACATTCCTTCCATGAATATTTCTGAAAAGGTGAAGAATGAGACCTTGGGACAAGCTTATTTCTTAAGAGGATGGGCCTATTTATGGCTGGCTCCTTACTACGGAGATAACGGAACCAACGGTGGTATTCCCATTGTAACCGAAAATACGCCATGGGCAGAGATTGATCAGCCCCGTCCGAAGTCGGTTTCCGACAATTACAAGTTCTGTATCGCCGATTTTGAGAAAGCTGCCGAACTGTTACCCTTATTTAAGGATTGGGGAGAAGATAATTATGGCCGTCCACACAAAACAGCTGCCTGGGCATATGCTGCTAAAGCAAGTTTGTATAACGCCCAGTACGATAATACCTATTATCAGAAAACAATCGATTTCTGTGATAAGGTGATTCCTCACCACGATCTGTTGCCTAACTATGCCGATGTATTTAAGATGGCCAATAACTGGAGTCCGGAATATATCTGGTCGTGGACAAGCAGTAACGAAGACGGTTCCAAACTGCCGGGCGTTATGTTGGAAAATAAGGGATGGGGACTATACAACGGCTGGGGCTATTTTATGCCTACGTTGGAATTGTACCGCGAATTTGAAGAAGGCGACAAACGCCGTGCGGTAACTATGTTGGTTCCGGGTGACAAGTTTACCTTCCTGGGCAACGAAAGAACCTACTATTCGACCGAAAGTGCTTCGGGAATGCAGTTCAATAAATATATGGATCCGTTCAGACCGGCCGATGCAATTGGTACTACGGTCAACCCCAACGGCGATAATATGACAACCGATCTTAGCATTCCGTTGATTCGTTTCTCCGAAGTCTTGCTCTGGAAAGCTGAAGCCCTTATCTGGCAGGGAAAGAATGGCGACGAGCCGCTTAACCGTGTACGTGTACGTGCCGGATTGGCTCCTAAGACCAATGCAACCAAGGCCGACCTGAAGCACGAACGTCGTTGCGAGTTGGCAGGCGAACTATCCGGCCGTCACCTCGACCTGGTTCGCTGGGGCGATGCACAGGCTGCGTACAGCAAACCTTTGCACGGTTATAAGACTACACTTAAGAAGGATGAGAATGGCCAAATCCAGATTGATAAAGTTACAGAAATCGAAATTTGGGCTGCCCGTACTTTCAATCCGTCTGTAAATCATGTAATGCCTATTCCAATCAACGAGATAGCAAAAAGCAATAACCTGGTACAAAATAAGGGTTATTAA